A single Aminobacterium mobile DSM 12262 DNA region contains:
- a CDS encoding MATE family efflux transporter, with the protein MLDPLRGNIFPVFFYYSFLTVIGMIAVSSASAVDAAFLGNKVGEMALATVNLSLPFVILSGGIAYMMAIGASVNCGKYLGEGDPDTASSIFTKTLLATFVIAASISVIGRLGIDTLVTILGASPEIAPWVKKYLSMLLLFIPFLTCGICLSYFVRVDGRPLLAAASMVTGAGINISLDWLFVIKLNTGVQGAALATGLSQVALFSILLPHFLLKKGKLRFKKNGGSWKEILFAAYNGFSEFANEISAGILTFIFNWIMIKRMGISGVAAYTIVNYILYLGSMACYGIGDAIQPIISKNFGAEKSNRISSFLLVAWGTVFLIGIGIIALLVLVPDRMIDLFTNGEAGETTRIAKEFIAYFWPAFLLIGVNIVFSSYFTAMQKPLHSAVVAISRSLALPAIFLMVLPLCLGTKGIYMAIPFAEVGTFLMSLKLFAPNKPLQLVRIDRLYKRQELFIKKEISSSQYQ; encoded by the coding sequence ATGTTAGATCCTCTGCGCGGGAATATCTTTCCTGTGTTCTTTTATTATTCCTTCTTAACAGTTATAGGAATGATTGCCGTGTCCTCAGCCAGTGCTGTGGATGCTGCTTTTCTTGGCAATAAAGTAGGAGAAATGGCCTTGGCCACCGTTAACTTATCTCTCCCCTTCGTTATATTATCAGGAGGGATTGCCTACATGATGGCCATAGGAGCTTCTGTTAACTGTGGGAAATATCTTGGCGAAGGAGATCCTGATACAGCTTCTTCTATCTTTACGAAAACGTTACTGGCTACTTTTGTTATCGCCGCAAGTATCTCTGTAATAGGAAGATTGGGAATAGATACTCTGGTAACCATCCTTGGCGCAAGTCCTGAAATCGCTCCCTGGGTTAAAAAGTACCTTTCTATGCTTTTGCTTTTTATTCCGTTTCTTACCTGCGGTATTTGCCTTTCTTACTTTGTACGGGTGGATGGACGACCTCTTCTTGCCGCTGCGTCTATGGTTACTGGAGCCGGTATTAATATCTCTCTTGACTGGCTTTTTGTTATCAAGCTTAATACTGGCGTGCAGGGGGCCGCTCTCGCCACAGGATTGTCGCAAGTAGCCTTATTCAGCATATTATTGCCGCACTTCCTTTTAAAAAAGGGAAAGTTGCGGTTCAAAAAAAATGGTGGATCCTGGAAAGAAATTCTTTTTGCCGCATATAACGGCTTCTCTGAGTTTGCTAACGAAATATCCGCCGGCATTCTCACTTTTATCTTCAACTGGATCATGATCAAGAGAATGGGAATCTCTGGTGTGGCTGCTTATACTATTGTAAACTACATACTCTATCTGGGCTCCATGGCCTGTTATGGCATTGGCGATGCTATACAGCCTATTATCAGTAAAAATTTTGGGGCAGAAAAATCAAACCGCATCTCTTCCTTTCTCCTTGTTGCCTGGGGAACCGTTTTTTTAATAGGGATCGGAATTATAGCTCTACTCGTTTTAGTTCCCGATAGGATGATCGACCTCTTTACCAATGGAGAGGCTGGAGAAACAACCCGTATCGCCAAGGAGTTTATCGCGTATTTCTGGCCGGCATTTTTGCTTATTGGCGTAAATATAGTTTTTTCATCATACTTTACGGCCATGCAAAAGCCGCTTCATTCAGCGGTTGTTGCCATATCGAGAAGTCTTGCACTGCCAGCTATCTTTTTGATGGTGCTCCCTCTTTGTTTGGGAACGAAGGGGATTTATATGGCCATTCCCTTTGCCGAAGTAGGAACTTTTCTAATGTCTCTAAAGCTCTTTGCCCCGAACAAGCCTCTTCAGCTTGTGCGGATAGACCGCCTCTACAAACGACAAGAGCTCTTTATAAAAAAAGAGATATCTTCGTCCCAATATCAGTAA
- a CDS encoding SulP family inorganic anion transporter, with the protein MYTPKLLTEIKAYSREKALADLFAGMTVGVVALPLAMAFAIASGLPPERGLFTAIVAGFLISLFGGSKVQIGGPTGAFVVLISSITLQYGYSGLALCTLMAGIILILLGLFRMGGLIKFIPFPVTTGFTTGIAVVIFSTQIRDLLGLKIEKVPAAFLEKWQVYFESLNTMSFGTVLVGIGTIVVILLIQRFRPKLPAMLIGMVVATLVAHVCALNVETIGSTFGELPRMLPAPSFPKIEFSQIGDLAKPAFTVALLAAIESLLSATVADGMIGDRHRPNAELIAQGIANVGSVIFGGIPATGAIARTATNVKSGAKTPVAGVIHAVVLSLLLLLFAPVAKLIPLAALAGILVVVSYNMSELHNFVSICKGPKSDACVLILTFALTVLVDLTVAVQVGVVLAALLFIWRMSENTDVNVITERVQGKTVAEEEFYAIAPRDVPEGVEIFEINGPFFFGMIHRFKNAIRNMEEPAAALIIRARNVLAVDATGIHTLRSLYKQCRKKGIYLIFSEVHSQPLKAFQRSGLIFEVGRDNFCKSMDDALKRAKNLLKMTTKPQEE; encoded by the coding sequence GTGTACACACCAAAGTTATTAACGGAGATCAAGGCGTATTCCCGTGAAAAAGCCCTTGCGGACCTTTTCGCTGGAATGACTGTAGGCGTTGTTGCGTTGCCACTGGCTATGGCGTTTGCGATAGCAAGTGGTCTTCCACCAGAGCGAGGTCTTTTTACTGCCATTGTTGCTGGTTTTCTGATTTCGCTTTTTGGAGGAAGTAAGGTGCAGATAGGAGGCCCGACAGGGGCTTTTGTTGTTCTTATTTCAAGCATAACACTTCAATATGGGTATTCAGGTTTGGCTTTATGTACGTTAATGGCAGGTATTATCCTTATTTTATTAGGCCTTTTTAGAATGGGCGGTCTCATCAAGTTTATTCCCTTTCCAGTCACCACTGGATTTACCACAGGCATTGCCGTTGTTATTTTTTCCACACAAATTCGCGATTTATTAGGTTTAAAAATAGAGAAAGTTCCCGCTGCCTTTCTAGAGAAATGGCAGGTCTATTTCGAGTCCCTCAATACTATGAGCTTTGGAACAGTGCTTGTGGGGATAGGAACCATAGTAGTTATCCTCTTAATACAGCGATTTCGGCCCAAACTGCCAGCTATGCTGATAGGTATGGTCGTGGCTACTCTTGTGGCTCATGTATGTGCTTTGAACGTAGAGACTATCGGAAGCACGTTCGGGGAACTTCCCCGTATGTTGCCAGCGCCGTCCTTCCCCAAAATCGAGTTCTCTCAGATAGGAGATCTCGCCAAGCCGGCCTTTACTGTGGCGCTTCTAGCGGCTATAGAATCTCTTTTGTCTGCAACTGTGGCCGATGGGATGATAGGTGATCGTCACAGACCTAACGCTGAACTTATCGCTCAGGGGATAGCAAATGTAGGAAGCGTTATTTTCGGAGGCATCCCTGCTACAGGGGCTATTGCTCGTACAGCGACGAATGTTAAGAGCGGAGCTAAAACTCCAGTTGCCGGGGTCATTCACGCAGTTGTTCTGTCTTTGTTGCTTCTACTTTTTGCACCAGTGGCAAAGCTGATACCTCTCGCCGCACTCGCAGGAATTCTTGTGGTTGTTAGCTATAACATGAGCGAATTGCACAATTTTGTGTCTATCTGTAAAGGCCCGAAAAGCGACGCGTGCGTATTAATACTGACCTTTGCTCTGACTGTCCTTGTCGACCTTACGGTAGCAGTTCAGGTTGGAGTTGTTTTAGCGGCTCTTCTTTTCATTTGGAGAATGTCGGAGAATACAGATGTCAACGTCATTACAGAAAGGGTGCAAGGGAAGACTGTTGCGGAAGAAGAGTTTTATGCTATTGCACCACGGGATGTTCCAGAAGGAGTAGAGATTTTTGAAATCAATGGGCCTTTTTTCTTCGGGATGATCCACAGATTTAAGAACGCTATCCGCAATATGGAGGAACCGGCCGCAGCTCTTATTATCAGGGCGCGAAATGTATTGGCGGTAGATGCCACCGGGATACATACTCTGAGGTCTTTATATAAGCAGTGCAGGAAAAAGGGAATTTATTTGATTTTTTCGGAAGTCCATTCCCAGCCTTTAAAGGCTTTTCAACGGTCAGGATTGATATTTGAAGTTGGGCGAGATAATTTCTGTAAAAGTATGGATGACGCATTAAAACGAGCGAAGAACCTCCTGAAGATGACGACGAAACCCCAAGAGGAATGA